The proteins below are encoded in one region of Campylobacter showae CSUNSWCD:
- a CDS encoding metal-sulfur cluster assembly factor, with translation MKEKIYATLSNIVDPEVGFDIVSLGLIYDAACDENGKAKVTMTLSTRSCPLHEMILGWVETAVLNVDGVKECEIDLVWEPAWSIEMASDEVRAALGANRF, from the coding sequence ATGAAAGAAAAAATCTATGCCACACTCTCAAATATCGTCGATCCAGAAGTGGGCTTTGATATCGTATCCTTGGGGCTCATTTATGACGCCGCTTGCGACGAGAACGGCAAAGCAAAGGTCACGATGACGCTATCTACGCGCTCATGCCCGCTACACGAGATGATACTTGGCTGGGTCGAGACGGCGGTACTGAATGTTGACGGCGTAAAAGAGTGCGAGATAGACCTCGTATGGGAGCCTGCGTGGAGTATCGAGATGGCGAGCGACGAGGTGAGGGCGGCGCTGGGGGCAAATAGGTTTTGA